From Verrucomicrobiia bacterium, the proteins below share one genomic window:
- a CDS encoding aldolase — MKSYRLNRLFDASSGHCFDVAMDHGFFNERGFLQGIENLESAVRTVVAAAPDAVQLTVGQAHYLQSLPGRNKPALVLRTDVANVYGTELPRTLFSRMIEAPVDQALRLDAACVVVNLFRIPGEPEVTDQCLQNILRIKPACDRHAMPLMIEPLVFQPNSKAGGYMVDGDPDKILPLVRQACELGADIIKADPTDDVGIYHRVIEMAGRIPVLVRGGGKASDEEILTRTAVLMQQGAAGIVYGRNIIQHANPAGMTRALMALVHEGATASGAAVHLQPSGSAGNA; from the coding sequence ATGAAGTCTTACCGTCTCAACCGACTGTTTGATGCGAGTTCCGGGCACTGCTTCGACGTGGCGATGGACCACGGGTTCTTCAACGAGCGAGGCTTTCTTCAGGGAATCGAGAACCTGGAGTCCGCCGTGCGCACCGTGGTTGCCGCCGCGCCGGATGCGGTGCAATTGACGGTGGGGCAGGCGCACTACCTCCAGTCGCTGCCCGGCCGCAACAAGCCGGCGCTGGTGCTGCGTACGGACGTGGCGAATGTGTACGGCACGGAGCTGCCGAGGACGCTGTTCAGCCGGATGATCGAAGCTCCGGTGGACCAGGCGCTCCGCCTCGATGCGGCGTGCGTGGTGGTCAACCTGTTCCGGATCCCGGGCGAACCCGAGGTGACCGACCAGTGCCTGCAAAACATCCTCCGGATCAAACCGGCCTGCGACCGCCATGCAATGCCACTGATGATCGAGCCGCTGGTGTTTCAGCCCAACAGCAAGGCGGGCGGCTACATGGTGGACGGGGACCCGGACAAGATCCTGCCGCTGGTGCGCCAGGCGTGCGAACTGGGGGCGGACATCATCAAGGCAGACCCGACGGACGATGTGGGCATCTACCACCGGGTCATTGAGATGGCGGGTCGCATCCCGGTGCTGGTCCGCGGCGGCGGCAAGGCGTCCGACGAGGAAATTCTCACCCGTACCGCCGTCCTGATGCAGCAGGGGGCGGCCGGCATCGTGTACGGGCGGAACATCATCCAGCATGCCAACCCGGCGGGGATGACGCGCGCCCTGATGGCGCTGGTTCACGAGGGGGCCACCGCCTCCGGGGCCGCGGTGCATCTGCAGCCCTCCGGATCCGCAGGAAATGCGTGA
- a CDS encoding phospholipase A encodes MSAPQRAESRMNPGFWRLQVFRTLSRMGANWARCIWWVIWLSGGIGCLAATNPVTPLLVAPTQAVAGSNATVSLVVLNAGAEPLRHLFPAAFPGRLIVDGTTLDITLRRPEAIEVVIAPGTFSLQVYALPLPSRPGDRVEVELAEGSGQRVTVRIKPDPESHAGAAADPVAASRGAGQGAVHPDPLDSRPQALPADSAALDFFRAHFFPYEPMYLIAGWEDPKVKFQFSFKYRFLNADPDAPGWLARQVPALTNLYAAYTQTSLWDISAPSAPFYDTSYQPEIFFQRQRLDRGRWADWFAMDLQGGLRHASNGQDGDDSRSMNVAYIMPTFYFGDLDSFYFRLAPRIYSYIGDLEDNPDIADYYGHVQLRAMLGWADSVQLAVIGTIGDGFQHGSAQMDLTYPLYRSWGRNFAVYLDLQYFIGYGETLLDYDQYSSVFRIGFSLWR; translated from the coding sequence ATGAGCGCCCCGCAGCGGGCGGAGTCGCGGATGAATCCGGGCTTCTGGCGTCTTCAGGTTTTCAGGACACTCTCCAGAATGGGGGCAAACTGGGCACGATGCATCTGGTGGGTGATCTGGCTGAGCGGCGGGATTGGATGCCTTGCAGCGACGAATCCGGTGACACCGTTGCTGGTCGCGCCGACACAGGCGGTGGCCGGCTCGAATGCAACCGTGTCCCTCGTGGTGCTGAACGCCGGCGCCGAACCCTTGCGCCACCTATTTCCCGCCGCGTTTCCGGGCCGCCTCATTGTGGACGGCACGACACTGGACATAACGCTCCGCCGTCCTGAGGCCATCGAGGTGGTCATTGCTCCGGGGACCTTCTCCCTTCAGGTGTACGCCCTTCCGCTGCCGAGCCGTCCGGGCGACCGTGTCGAGGTGGAACTGGCGGAGGGATCCGGACAACGCGTCACGGTGCGGATCAAACCCGATCCCGAATCCCACGCCGGAGCAGCGGCCGATCCGGTGGCGGCATCCCGTGGCGCCGGTCAGGGCGCGGTCCATCCAGATCCCCTGGATAGCAGACCGCAGGCACTTCCGGCGGATTCCGCGGCGCTGGACTTCTTTCGCGCACATTTTTTCCCGTACGAGCCGATGTATCTCATCGCGGGCTGGGAGGATCCCAAGGTGAAGTTCCAGTTCAGCTTCAAGTATCGGTTCCTCAATGCCGACCCGGACGCGCCGGGTTGGCTGGCGCGCCAGGTTCCCGCCCTCACCAACCTTTACGCCGCCTACACCCAGACATCACTCTGGGACATCTCCGCCCCCTCGGCGCCGTTCTACGACACTTCCTATCAACCGGAGATTTTCTTTCAAAGACAGCGGCTGGACCGCGGGCGGTGGGCAGACTGGTTTGCCATGGATCTGCAGGGCGGCCTCCGCCACGCCTCCAACGGACAGGATGGGGACGATTCCCGATCCATGAACGTGGCCTACATCATGCCCACCTTCTATTTCGGCGATCTCGACTCCTTTTATTTCCGTCTGGCCCCGCGGATCTACAGCTACATTGGCGATCTCGAGGACAACCCGGACATCGCCGACTACTACGGCCACGTGCAGTTGCGGGCGATGCTGGGGTGGGCGGACTCCGTCCAGTTGGCCGTCATCGGGACGATTGGCGACGGATTCCAACACGGCAGTGCGCAAATGGACCTCACCTATCCGCTGTACCGTTCCTGGGGGCGCAATTTCGCCGTCTACCTGGACCTGCAGTACTTCATCGGCTACGGCGAAACCCTCCTGGACTACGACCAATACAGCAGTGTGTTCCGCATCGGCTTCTCGCTCTGGCGGTGA